Genomic DNA from Clavibacter michiganensis:
GATCCCGAGCTCGAGCGGGTCGAGGTCGTGCTCGGTGACCGCGCCCCGGCTGACCTCCCAGATGTGGCTGTGCCCGGTGGTCGTCAGCTTGTCGATCCCGTCGTCGCCGCGGTAGACGAGCGCGGTGGCGCCGCGGGTCCGGAAGACGCCCACCATGAGCGGGACGCGCGAGAGGTCGGCGACGCCCACCGCGGACGCCTCGGGGCGCGCCGGGTTGCAGAGCGGCCCGAGCACGTTGAACAGCGTCGAGATGCCGAGCTCGCGCCGGGTGGCCGCGGCATGGCGGAAGCCCGGGTGGAAGAGGGCGGCGTGCGCGTACGTGATGCCGGTCTCGCGCAGCACCTCCGCGACGCGCTCGGGCGTGATGGTGAGGTCGACCCCGAGGGCCGTCAGCACGTCGGACGCGCCCGAGGCGGAACTCGCCCCGCGGTTCCCGTGCTTGATCACGGGGACGCCCGCGGCGGCGGCGATGACCGAGGCCACGGACGAGATGTTGAGGACGGCGCCGTAAGGGTCGCCTCCCGTGCCCACGATGTCGAGCGCACGCGGATCGGCGTCGAGTGGCAGGGCCTCCTCGAGGACGGCGTCGCGGAAGCCGACGATCTCGTCGACGGTCTCGCCCGAGGCCCGCAGCGCGACCAGGAGGCCGCCCAGCTGCGCGGGAGTGGCCTCCCCGCGCATCACCTGGCGCATGGCCCACGTGGACTCGGACACCGACAGGTGGCGCCCCTCGATGAGCGTGGTGATGAGCGCGGGCCAGGTCGGGGCGGAGGGCATGGCGATCAGCCTAACGAGCGGCTGGATCGGATCTCACGGGCGGCCGGGTGGGCGTCCGGTGTCGCCGGGCTAGGTCATAATGGAACCTGTGACGACCACCTCAATCTCCCCTGTATCGACCGCGCCGGTGGTGAACCGGCCGAACACGGTCGCCGTCGGCACCATCGTGTGGCTCGGCAGCGAGGTGATGTTCTTCGCGGGTCTCTTCGCGATCTACTTCACCCTGCGCTCGACGTCCGGCGCCCTGTGGGAGTTCGAGGCGGGACGCCTCAACGTGCCCTTCTCCCTCGTGAACACGCTCATCCTCGTGTCGAGCTCGTTCACCTGCCAGTTCGGC
This window encodes:
- the trpD gene encoding anthranilate phosphoribosyltransferase; its protein translation is MPSAPTWPALITTLIEGRHLSVSESTWAMRQVMRGEATPAQLGGLLVALRASGETVDEIVGFRDAVLEEALPLDADPRALDIVGTGGDPYGAVLNISSVASVIAAAAGVPVIKHGNRGASSASGASDVLTALGVDLTITPERVAEVLRETGITYAHAALFHPGFRHAAATRRELGISTLFNVLGPLCNPARPEASAVGVADLSRVPLMVGVFRTRGATALVYRGDDGIDKLTTTGHSHIWEVSRGAVTEHDLDPLELGIPRAPIEALLGEGVEENAGVIRRVLAGEPGPQRDVVLLNAAAGLEAFDLMGDPTRVQQPMARRLREKVAVAADAVDSGRAAAKLEEWAAATRA